One genomic segment of Hordeum vulgare subsp. vulgare chromosome 2H, MorexV3_pseudomolecules_assembly, whole genome shotgun sequence includes these proteins:
- the LOC123426816 gene encoding ferric reduction oxidase 7, chloroplastic-like, with amino-acid sequence MTQEREPLLQNAAAGAKGSPAVLPSLARSVLKFLMWAVFLTWAAGIFFYPTAPVQAAFRRWAAIASTEGLITGLTGSVFLFFSGPILIIAALAYVYIFAFPGDHVGKKKLRSLSFRLWTYPVLVDGPFGVVSAAEFIGIVMFIVYVVFSMTYYVVDSVSLISQAHLPPTTRSELLLALIGLRFGSVGLFCMIFLFLPVSRGSVLLRIIDIPFEHATRYHVWLGHLTMALFTLHGLCYVISYSLLGRLIEELTQWKQVGIANLPGVISLVAGLLMWVTSLHPVRKRFFELFFYTHQLYVVFVVFLVLHVGDFVFSISAGAVFLFMLDRFLRFWQSRAKVDIVSAACRPCGTVELVFSKPASLRYNALSFIFVQVRELSFLQWHPFSVSSSPMDGRYHMSILIKVLGTWTDTLKRIITDVQEQKTRSDSDSDQSQTGRITASIEGPYGHESPYHLMYENLILVAGGIGISPFVAILSDIIHRIEQGMPCAPKNVLVLWSVKKTSELSLLLAVDAQSISSSVCDKLHLDIQAFVTQESDPPLEDGIVGDDQKAPGMFVKNGAAMSGLVGTGDNFWAAMYFAASTLGSVLAFVLVQLYYVKRFNVYAWWHLGLLLLLCMAAGIALPGGLVVLLWHLSEKRRMQDNRWDVDARARADADAEQTTTAAGGAGADAPAASLAALRTTRYGCRPKFQAEFAAFAERVGGAAADVGVLVCGPSGLQTSVARECRSQNLRRGGAVFHFNSHSFDL; translated from the exons ATGACCCAAGAACGGGAGCCGCTCCTGCAGAATGCCGCCGCCGGGGCGAAGGGCTCGCCGGCCGTGCTGCCGTCCCTGGCTAGGTCCGTGCTCAAGTTCCTCATGTGGGCGGTGTTCCTCACCTGGGCGGCGGGGATCTTCTTCTACCCCACCGCACCCGTGCAGGCGGCGTTCCGCCGGTGGGCGGCCATCGCCAGCACGGAGGGCCTGATCACCGGCCTCACCG GGAGCGTTTTTCTTTTCTTCAGCGGGCCGATTCTGATCATTGCAGCCCTGGCATATGTGTACATCTTCGCCTTCCCGGGTGATCACGTCGG AAAGAAGAAGCTGAGGTCGCTGAGTTTCCGTCTCTGGACTTATCCTGTTCTTGTCGATGGTCCGTTCGGGGTTGTCTCCGCTGCTGAGTTTATCGGGATCGTCATGTTCATCGTCTATGTTGTCTTCTCGATGACCTATTATGTTGTAGACAGTGTGAGCCTCATCTCCCAAGCGCACTTGCCACCGACTACTCGCAG TGAGTTGTTACTTGCTCTCATAGGCCTCCGCTTCGGATCAGTTGGCTTGTTTTGCATGATCTTCTTATTCCTGCCTGTCTCAAGGGGTTCAGTTCTTCTCCGGATTATTGACATTCCATTTGAGCATGCTACTAGATACCATGTCTGGTTGGGGCATCTCACAATGGCTCTCTTTACGCTGCACGGCTTGTGCTATGTGATCTCGTATTCCCTACTGGGGCGCCTAATAGAAGAA CTGACCCAATGGAAACAAGTCGGAATAGCAAACTTACCCGGTGTGATCAGTTTGGTGGCTGGTCTGCTGATGTGGGTGACATCGCTTCACCCGGTACGGAAGAGGTTCTTCGAGCTCTTCTTCTACACCCACCAGCTCTACGTAGTCTTCGTGGTGTTCTTAGTGCTCCATGTCGGTGACTTCGTCTTCAGCATCTCGGCTGGCGCCGTCTTCCTCTTCATGCTTGACCGCTTCCTGAGGTTCTGGCAATCCAGGGCCAAAGTCGACATCGTTTCTGCCGCCTGCCGACCGTGCGGAACGGTGGAGCTAGTCTTCTCAAAGCCTGCAA GTCTTCGGTACAATGCTCTCAGCTTCATCTTTGTTCAAGTGCGTGAGCTGTCGTTCTTGCAGTGGCACCCGTTCAGCGTGTCGTCCAGCCCCATGGATGGGAGGTACCACATGTCGATCCTCATAAAAGTTCTTGGCACATGGACTGACACGCTGAAGCGCATCATCACCGATGTCCAAGAGCAGAAGACCAGGAGCGACTCTGACTCTGATCAGTCGCAGACCGGTCGCATTACCGCCTCCATCGAAGGGCCGTATGGGCATGAATCACCCTACCACCTGAT GTACGAGAATCTCATCCTGGTGGCAGGAGGCATTGGCATCTCGCCTTTCGTGGCGATTTTGAGCGACATCATTCACAGGATCGAGCAAGGTATGCCATGCGCGCCCAAGAATGTACTGGTTCTatggtcagttaagaagacctcgGAGCTTTCTCTCCTGTTGGCCGTCGATGCTCAGTCCATCAGCTCATCCGTCTGTGACAAGTTGCATCTGGACATCCAAGCCTTTGTGACGCAGGAATCCGATCCTCCATTG GAAGATGGCATTGTTGGGGATGACCAGAAGGCCCCCGGCATGTTCGTCAAGAACGGGGCGGCCATGTCCGGGCTGGTGGGCACCGGGGACAACTTCTGGGCGGCCATGTACTTCGCCGCGTCCACCCTGGGCTCCGTCCTGGCGTTCGTGCTGGTACAGCTGTACTACGTGAAGCGCTTCAACGTGTACGCCTGGTGGCACCTGGGTCTCCTGCTCCTGCTGTGCATGgcagccggcatcgcgctccccgGCGGCCTCGTCGTCCTTCTCTGGCACCTGTCGGAGAAGCGGAGGATGCAGGACAACAGGTGGGACGTCGATGCCCGTGCCAGAGCGGACGCCGACGCGGAGCAGACAACGACCGCGGCCGGTGGAGCCGGCGCGGACGCCCCCGCGGCCAGCCTCGCCGCCCTGCGGACGACGCGGTACGGGTGCCGGCCGAAGTTCCAAG CGGAATTCGCGGCGTTCGCGGAGCGGGTCGGGGGCGCGGCGGCCGACGTCGGCGTGCTGGTGTGCGGGCCGTCGGGGCTGCAGACCAGCGTGGCCAGGGAGTGCAGGTCGCAGAACCTTCGTCGCGGTGGCGCCGTGTTCCATTTCAACAGCCACAGCTTCGACCTTTAG